The following proteins are encoded in a genomic region of Nicoliella spurrieriana:
- a CDS encoding MFS transporter, producing the protein MKKDTKLIGLLMSSQALYLSAMSVDMTITALVGTELAPSKILATLPMALISILSVVVAPQIPKLAGRIGLKTLFMVGGIIAAFGGLSSWASINVHSFLLLCLGTSCVGIYQAIANYYRYVAADVSKGNEVRSISLILSAGTVAAIVGPVLATWTSQALLPIYSGAYLLVGALGLCAMTVNSFLPRQTVNQTISQPNADQGAPQQTVRLATLVKRPTFRNGALLCLCSCFSMALIMSGAPIFMQTMLHSTPEQRMVGMQLHMLGMYLPVILLLFTAKYIRMKGQILFALAIGIIATLVSILHVNAISVMLTLLLIGVFWSFSYASGSSLLTKSYSAAERQSARGKGELAPVLGLAIGSLLAGPFNAWLGWQFQMGFVILFILVTMGLIMFDWKRIASFW; encoded by the coding sequence ATGAAAAAAGACACTAAATTAATTGGACTATTGATGAGCTCACAAGCACTATACCTATCCGCCATGAGTGTGGACATGACAATTACAGCACTAGTGGGGACCGAATTAGCACCTAGTAAAATATTAGCTACGCTTCCAATGGCATTAATTTCGATTTTAAGCGTAGTGGTTGCCCCGCAGATTCCTAAATTAGCCGGGCGCATCGGGTTGAAGACCCTATTTATGGTTGGCGGCATTATCGCAGCCTTCGGTGGGCTAAGCTCGTGGGCTAGTATTAACGTTCACTCGTTTTTACTATTATGCTTAGGGACTTCCTGTGTGGGAATCTACCAAGCAATTGCGAATTACTACCGTTACGTGGCCGCTGATGTTTCCAAGGGTAATGAAGTTCGGAGCATTTCTTTGATCCTATCCGCTGGAACGGTGGCTGCAATTGTGGGGCCTGTGCTAGCAACCTGGACTAGTCAGGCATTGTTGCCAATATACTCAGGCGCATATTTACTAGTCGGGGCATTGGGATTGTGTGCAATGACGGTGAACAGCTTTTTACCCCGTCAGACAGTTAACCAAACGATAAGTCAGCCGAATGCCGATCAAGGTGCACCACAACAAACGGTTCGCTTAGCAACATTGGTCAAACGGCCAACGTTTCGCAACGGGGCCTTGCTATGTCTTTGTAGTTGTTTTTCAATGGCGTTAATTATGTCAGGGGCCCCGATTTTTATGCAAACGATGTTGCATAGTACTCCAGAACAACGGATGGTCGGCATGCAACTACATATGTTGGGGATGTACTTACCAGTGATCTTATTGCTATTTACCGCTAAGTACATTCGAATGAAGGGGCAAATTTTATTTGCGCTTGCAATTGGCATCATTGCAACCCTGGTTAGTATTTTACACGTCAATGCAATTAGCGTAATGTTGACTTTGCTTTTGATTGGTGTCTTTTGGAGCTTCAGTTATGCATCAGGGAGTTCACTGTTGACTAAATCCTACTCTGCTGCTGAACGACAGTCCGCACGGGGCAAGGGTGAATTAGCACCGGTCCTCGGATTAGCAATTGGGAGTTTACTAGCGGGGCCGTTCAATGCATGGTTGGGTTGGCAATTCCAAATGGGGTTTGTAATACTGTTTATCTTAGTGACCATGGGATTGATAATGTTTGATTGGAAGCGCATTGCTTCTTTTTGGTGA
- a CDS encoding TetR/AcrR family transcriptional regulator, giving the protein MDLRVKRTIREIENSFIALVIDRGFQKVSVIQIAKQAEINPKTFYDHFQDKYDLAKHVENNFLNQYTEIIKSHFANNGEQSGTMNLVATVNFMLNNQSLRQSLVALQMIHTTNVDINVEMKTLITEQLSNHHVSNDPLVIEIIAGIVLITIKYYVQNPARFSVTHQLAVINELNHILDSFSQK; this is encoded by the coding sequence ATGGACTTAAGGGTAAAAAGAACCATCCGTGAAATTGAAAATAGTTTTATCGCATTAGTAATTGATAGGGGATTTCAGAAGGTTAGTGTTATTCAAATCGCTAAACAAGCTGAAATTAATCCTAAGACGTTTTATGATCATTTTCAAGATAAATACGACCTCGCTAAACACGTGGAAAATAATTTTTTGAACCAGTATACCGAAATAATTAAAAGCCACTTTGCTAATAATGGCGAGCAATCAGGAACTATGAACTTGGTTGCTACCGTGAATTTTATGCTGAACAACCAATCGTTGCGGCAATCTTTGGTTGCATTACAAATGATTCACACCACAAACGTTGATATTAACGTGGAGATGAAAACGTTAATTACAGAACAATTAAGTAATCACCATGTTTCTAATGATCCATTGGTAATTGAAATCATTGCTGGAATCGTATTAATTACCATTAAATACTACGTTCAAAATCCAGCTCGTTTTTCAGTTACACATCAATTAGCAGTCATTAATGAATTAAATCATATTCTGGATTCGTTCAGCCAAAAATAA
- a CDS encoding NAD(P)-dependent oxidoreductase produces the protein MGHPATGFTETVSTNDLADARITNAEIVVNALPLTAATRGMYNQAFFDRLTHQPIFITIGRGPSTNTDDLLAAIDNGKLGAAGLDVTDPEPLPADHPLWQRENVLITSHISGIHAEYLDESIAIFNQNLSQFNVNGQVAINQVDFKKGY, from the coding sequence GTGGGGCATCCCGCCACTGGCTTTACTGAAACGGTTAGCACCAATGATTTGGCTGATGCGCGGATTACCAATGCTGAAATCGTGGTCAACGCATTGCCACTAACTGCTGCAACCCGTGGAATGTACAACCAAGCCTTCTTTGACCGGTTGACCCACCAACCAATCTTTATCACGATTGGCCGGGGACCTAGCACCAATACCGATGACCTATTAGCAGCGATTGATAATGGCAAACTAGGTGCTGCGGGCTTAGACGTTACTGATCCGGAACCGCTGCCAGCAGACCATCCGCTATGGCAGCGCGAGAACGTCTTGATTACTTCACACATTTCAGGGATTCATGCCGAATACCTGGATGAATCAATCGCCATTTTTAATCAGAACCTGAGTCAATTTAATGTGAATGGTCAAGTGGCGATTAACCAAGTTGATTTTAAGAAGGGCTATTAA
- a CDS encoding ABC transporter ATP-binding protein, which yields MLNVDGISKKFGELNAVNGISFDIDNGEVLGIVGQNGAGKSTTFKMIMNFIKPDSGTIKFNNKPIDKNTLDYVGFLPEERGLYLDMTINEQVSYFAKLHNMKKVDITSNLLYWMKKLDVKGKLKSKIKNLSKGNQQKVQLITALIHKPKLIILDEPFSGLDPVNIDILINVIGQLRNEGATIIFSSHNMKNVSLISDKILLLVNGHKKLYGYLDDIRSSFPKNKLYLEGIDINIEDLEGAKSYINDYPGKIITFDTYKHAQIALNNAKNNNNLTGYRIMYPSLDDIFKNSINEGD from the coding sequence ATGCTAAATGTTGATGGAATATCAAAAAAATTTGGTGAATTAAACGCTGTTAATGGAATAAGCTTTGACATTGATAATGGTGAAGTTTTAGGAATAGTTGGTCAAAATGGTGCTGGCAAGTCAACAACTTTTAAAATGATTATGAACTTTATTAAACCAGATTCAGGAACCATTAAATTTAATAATAAACCTATTGATAAAAATACATTAGATTATGTAGGATTTTTACCGGAAGAAAGAGGACTTTATCTTGATATGACAATCAATGAGCAAGTTTCATACTTTGCTAAACTACATAATATGAAAAAAGTTGATATTACCAGTAATTTGTTGTATTGGATGAAAAAATTAGATGTAAAAGGAAAGTTAAAAAGTAAGATAAAAAACTTATCTAAGGGAAATCAACAGAAAGTGCAATTAATAACAGCTTTAATTCATAAACCAAAACTAATTATATTAGATGAGCCATTTTCAGGTCTGGATCCAGTTAATATTGATATATTAATTAATGTTATTGGGCAACTTAGAAATGAAGGGGCAACTATAATTTTTTCTTCTCACAATATGAAAAACGTTTCGTTAATATCTGATAAAATACTACTTTTGGTTAATGGACATAAAAAATTATATGGATATTTAGATGATATTCGTAGTAGTTTCCCTAAAAATAAATTATATTTAGAAGGAATAGATATAAATATTGAGGATTTAGAGGGTGCTAAATCTTATATTAACGATTATCCTGGTAAAATTATTACTTTTGATACATATAAACATGCTCAAATAGCTTTGAATAATGCTAAAAATAATAATAATTTAACAGGTTATAGGATTATGTACCCTAGTCTGGATGACATTTTTAAAAATTCTATAAATGAGGGAGATTAA
- a CDS encoding 5-methyltetrahydropteroyltriglutamate--homocysteine S-methyltransferase, which yields MPEFNGQPLHYDIVGSFLRPKELKDARKDFEHHAIDHDQLTKVENDEITKLVAKEKEVGLKIVTDGEFRRSYWHLDTFWGFDGIKHTKQEHGYFFHNLETRNDSAQVEGKIKFNSNHPDLSAYKFLYNLTKDDDSIVARQSIPSPAQLYTELVRDPTNIAALEKFYGKDTDALVHDIGKAYHDLILALYEVGCRDVKLDDCTWGVLSDKKLWNVFAENGQSVDDLKQLYLRFNNEAIKDLPDDLRISTHVCRGNYASTWAASGGYQPVAHTLFAEENVDAYYLEFDDDRSGDFAPLNEVTPGKEVVLGLVTSKQPELENPENLVKRIHEAAEFVPLDKLSLSTQCGFASTEEGNHLTEKQQWKKIKLVIDTANEVWQTVEN from the coding sequence ATGCCAGAATTTAACGGACAACCATTACACTACGATATTGTTGGAAGTTTCTTAAGACCCAAAGAACTAAAGGATGCTAGAAAAGATTTTGAACACCATGCGATTGATCACGATCAATTAACTAAGGTTGAAAATGATGAAATCACCAAGTTAGTGGCCAAGGAAAAAGAAGTCGGCCTAAAGATTGTGACCGATGGTGAATTCCGGCGTAGTTACTGGCACCTAGATACGTTCTGGGGCTTTGATGGCATTAAGCACACTAAACAGGAACACGGCTACTTTTTCCATAACCTGGAAACTAGAAATGATTCTGCTCAAGTAGAAGGCAAGATTAAGTTCAATTCGAACCATCCTGACTTATCGGCATACAAGTTCCTATACAACTTAACTAAGGATGACGATTCTATCGTTGCTCGACAAAGTATTCCATCACCAGCACAGCTATATACCGAGTTAGTTCGTGATCCTACGAACATTGCTGCTTTAGAAAAATTCTATGGTAAAGATACTGATGCATTGGTTCATGATATTGGGAAAGCCTACCATGATTTAATTTTGGCTCTTTATGAGGTTGGTTGTCGTGACGTAAAACTTGATGATTGTACGTGGGGGGTTCTATCAGATAAGAAACTTTGGAATGTCTTTGCTGAAAATGGTCAGAGTGTAGATGACTTAAAGCAGCTTTACCTACGTTTCAATAATGAAGCAATTAAGGATCTTCCAGATGACCTCCGCATCAGCACCCACGTTTGCCGCGGCAACTACGCATCGACTTGGGCAGCAAGTGGTGGCTACCAACCAGTTGCCCACACGTTATTCGCTGAGGAAAATGTTGATGCTTACTACCTTGAATTTGATGATGATCGTTCAGGAGATTTCGCACCACTAAATGAAGTTACCCCTGGTAAGGAAGTCGTATTAGGGTTAGTAACTAGTAAGCAACCGGAACTTGAAAATCCAGAGAATTTGGTAAAACGGATTCATGAAGCTGCTGAGTTTGTTCCATTGGATAAGTTATCCTTGAGTACCCAATGTGGTTTTGCCTCAACTGAAGAGGGGAATCACCTGACTGAAAAGCAACAATGGAAGAAAATTAAGTTGGTCATTGATACTGCAAATGAAGTTTGGCAAACAGTAGAAAACTAA
- a CDS encoding GNAT family N-acetyltransferase, with protein sequence MAGIYLRVATEDDLDSIISIIKDAQGLLKADGSNQWQNGYPTRQIIMNDIQSGSNYVLIVDGKVAATAYLMGGEEPTFNTIEGSWNRPNEQYITIHRIALASQYHGLHLGSYLLSNLITVSVMKGYQNIRFDTWPVNKRMQGLGERFGFEYRGMIQDVYDGNTKEWAYELNL encoded by the coding sequence ATGGCTGGAATTTATTTAAGAGTTGCCACTGAAGATGATCTGGATTCGATTATATCGATTATTAAAGATGCTCAAGGATTACTAAAAGCTGATGGAAGCAATCAATGGCAAAATGGATACCCCACTCGGCAGATCATCATGAATGATATTCAAAGTGGATCAAATTATGTATTAATCGTTGATGGAAAAGTTGCTGCTACCGCATATTTAATGGGTGGTGAAGAACCCACATTTAATACAATTGAAGGCAGCTGGAATCGTCCCAATGAGCAATATATTACCATCCACCGAATTGCATTGGCTAGTCAATACCATGGACTGCATTTAGGTTCTTACTTACTGTCAAATTTAATTACTGTGTCAGTGATGAAGGGCTATCAAAACATTAGATTTGATACTTGGCCGGTTAACAAACGCATGCAAGGACTAGGGGAGCGATTTGGCTTTGAGTATCGGGGAATGATTCAGGATGTTTATGACGGGAATACTAAAGAATGGGCGTATGAATTGAATTTATGA
- a CDS encoding S-ribosylhomocysteine lyase, translated as MAKVESFTLDHTKVHAPYVRLITEEQGAHGDVISNYDLRLVQPNEEAIPTAGLHTIEHLLAGLLRDRLTGVIDCSPFGCRTGFHLITWGSHSTEDVAKALKSSLEAIANDIEWKDVQGTTAESCGNWRDHSLFSAKAWANTILDQKISTDPYVRQTI; from the coding sequence ATGGCTAAAGTAGAAAGTTTCACACTAGATCACACTAAGGTTCACGCTCCATACGTTCGTTTAATTACTGAAGAACAGGGCGCACATGGGGATGTCATCTCTAACTACGATTTAAGATTGGTGCAACCCAACGAAGAAGCAATTCCTACTGCGGGGTTACACACGATTGAACATTTACTGGCTGGATTGCTACGCGACCGCTTAACTGGCGTAATCGATTGTTCACCATTTGGTTGTCGGACCGGGTTCCATTTGATTACCTGGGGTTCGCATTCAACTGAAGACGTTGCAAAGGCATTGAAGAGCTCACTTGAAGCAATTGCTAACGACATTGAATGGAAGGACGTACAGGGAACCACTGCAGAAAGCTGTGGGAACTGGCGTGACCACTCATTATTCTCAGCGAAAGCATGGGCTAATACGATCTTAGACCAAAAGATTAGTACCGACCCATACGTTCGCCAAACGATTTAG
- a CDS encoding NAD(P)-dependent oxidoreductase, with product MKIGFIGTGVMGTGMIKNLIKNDYDVTVYNRTKAHAKDAMDAGAKWADSPKALAESVDVVLTIVGFPQDVEEVYYGDDGLFQSAKAGQTLIEMTTSKPSLEERIAKTADAKGIKTLDAPVSGGDVGAKNGTLTIMVGGEQDVFDEMKPVLSAMGSNVNLFGGHGKGQHTKMANQIMIAGTMTGLSEMLAYGKAAGLDLDALVKTVSQGSGDNWSLDNYGPRILAGDFKPGFAAKHFLKDLRIALQESEKMAVPMPATEKAKELYEKMVDQMNLGNDGTQGLVKLYEK from the coding sequence ATGAAAATTGGCTTTATCGGTACTGGGGTCATGGGGACTGGCATGATCAAAAACTTAATTAAAAATGATTATGATGTTACCGTTTATAACCGCACCAAAGCCCATGCTAAGGATGCAATGGATGCGGGAGCTAAGTGGGCGGATTCGCCCAAGGCTTTGGCTGAATCAGTTGACGTGGTTCTAACGATTGTGGGCTTCCCCCAGGATGTGGAGGAAGTTTACTATGGTGATGATGGATTGTTCCAGTCTGCTAAAGCGGGACAAACGTTGATTGAAATGACGACCAGTAAACCGAGTTTGGAAGAACGGATTGCAAAGACTGCTGATGCCAAGGGGATTAAGACGTTAGACGCCCCCGTTTCAGGTGGTGATGTGGGTGCTAAGAACGGCACCCTAACCATCATGGTTGGTGGCGAACAGGATGTCTTTGATGAAATGAAGCCGGTTTTGAGTGCCATGGGTTCAAATGTGAATCTTTTCGGTGGTCACGGAAAGGGTCAACACACCAAGATGGCCAACCAAATTATGATTGCCGGCACCATGACCGGCTTATCCGAAATGCTGGCTTACGGTAAAGCAGCCGGCCTAGATTTGGATGCACTAGTTAAAACCGTTTCACAGGGGAGTGGCGATAACTGGAGCTTGGATAACTACGGCCCCCGCATTTTAGCAGGGGATTTCAAGCCCGGCTTCGCTGCTAAGCACTTCCTAAAGGATTTAAGAATCGCATTACAAGAATCTGAAAAGATGGCCGTTCCAATGCCCGCTACTGAAAAGGCCAAGGAACTCTATGAAAAGATGGTCGATCAAATGAACTTGGGGAATGATGGAACTCAAGGGTTAGTGAAACTATACGAAAAATAA
- a CDS encoding ABC transporter permease, which produces MLTFVLITSLNSGNDAMQSNLNQAHYQADSQQSYVTLFKHNTQLIKQAHSNEIANKLTKTNLLLSYLHHSHLKYESTDQPKTSVTLMQKVGVDYMMGIILIAMITILVNLFATNYVENISISTLIPIEKFKFILVNIGVGCLIYGGIILISLLTAMILGLLGGGFGNLNYPINTMLQNQDIGAYVNLSQIIVPLIVIQILFIIFMVMFSYLIVSILKDKLNSLLFVNIITFGALIGIYFFKPISSLAHLIPFSFYNGFNIATFQLGTNINNDYLTATDGMVILSSSIVVMLLMIIGTSIIEAHNKNK; this is translated from the coding sequence TTGTTAACGTTTGTGCTGATTACCAGTCTTAATAGTGGTAATGACGCCATGCAAAGTAATTTAAATCAAGCCCATTATCAAGCCGATTCGCAACAAAGTTACGTCACATTATTTAAACACAATACTCAATTAATTAAACAGGCCCACTCGAATGAAATTGCTAATAAGTTAACGAAGACTAATTTGCTCCTATCATATTTACACCATTCCCATTTAAAATACGAATCAACTGATCAACCAAAAACATCAGTAACATTGATGCAAAAAGTTGGCGTTGATTACATGATGGGCATCATTTTAATTGCTATGATTACCATTTTAGTAAACTTATTTGCCACTAACTACGTTGAAAACATCAGCATATCTACCCTAATCCCAATCGAAAAATTTAAATTCATTCTCGTGAACATTGGAGTTGGTTGCTTAATCTATGGTGGAATCATCTTAATATCGTTACTAACTGCCATGATTTTAGGGTTGTTGGGTGGTGGTTTTGGTAATTTAAACTATCCAATCAATACCATGTTGCAAAATCAAGATATTGGAGCATACGTAAACCTAAGTCAAATTATCGTTCCATTAATCGTGATTCAAATCCTTTTCATTATTTTCATGGTCATGTTTAGTTACTTAATTGTCAGCATTTTGAAAGACAAACTCAATTCGTTACTTTTCGTTAATATTATTACCTTTGGGGCACTAATCGGGATTTATTTCTTTAAACCCATTAGCAGTCTAGCGCATTTAATTCCATTTTCATTTTATAACGGATTTAATATCGCTACATTTCAACTAGGCACAAATATTAATAATGATTATCTAACCGCTACGGATGGAATGGTAATTCTAAGCAGCTCAATCGTGGTTATGTTGTTAATGATCATTGGAACAAGCATTATTGAAGCTCATAATAAAAATAAATAA
- a CDS encoding SEC10/PgrA surface exclusion domain-containing protein — translation MKPFSRMLELALVGGLLLTTCSVTTNADQSINLFKAQTTNDATVATTQKIQKLTQADLNHFIPTQAQKVIGNQVTDPGSDAIFIPKVNYQASQNPQNQLKVPNGYTLKKLKYAASNKAIGNYRIQIQMGKIGLRGLAINSFTPAKRDLKRPVNLNRITFAQSKELTRFALLILNPAIQKLGGIPYRATTNSIQFAQASADVYSKDNWNNTGDKTGHDPKVKPVVSKAFNVKDVAEENYSDNPSFNLTSPKLKQRTVSMATLKATIYSSMAIQMYEDGPSYWGHATALMNLDIHPKYQPNYFGVGFDKFGGIHFMMVPHNHLVNRAFVLGQVVVE, via the coding sequence ATGAAACCATTTAGCCGAATGTTGGAATTAGCACTAGTGGGGGGATTATTGTTAACAACGTGTTCAGTAACTACCAATGCTGATCAAAGTATTAATTTATTTAAAGCGCAAACGACTAATGATGCGACGGTTGCTACCACGCAAAAGATTCAAAAACTAACGCAGGCAGATTTGAATCATTTTATTCCAACGCAAGCTCAAAAAGTGATTGGCAACCAGGTAACTGATCCTGGTTCTGATGCTATTTTCATTCCCAAAGTTAATTATCAAGCTAGCCAAAATCCACAAAACCAGTTAAAAGTGCCTAATGGTTACACACTAAAAAAATTAAAATATGCAGCTAGCAATAAGGCGATTGGTAATTATCGAATCCAAATTCAGATGGGTAAAATTGGCTTGCGGGGCTTGGCAATTAATTCATTTACCCCTGCTAAACGGGATTTAAAGCGCCCCGTCAACTTGAATCGAATTACGTTTGCACAGAGCAAGGAATTAACTCGGTTTGCACTTTTAATATTGAACCCCGCGATTCAAAAATTGGGCGGAATTCCATACCGTGCGACCACTAATTCAATCCAATTTGCTCAAGCCAGTGCAGATGTTTATAGTAAGGATAATTGGAACAACACTGGTGATAAAACCGGGCATGATCCAAAGGTTAAACCAGTTGTTTCCAAGGCTTTTAACGTTAAAGATGTTGCTGAGGAAAACTACAGTGATAATCCGTCGTTTAATCTCACGAGCCCAAAGCTGAAGCAACGAACGGTTTCAATGGCTACTTTAAAGGCCACGATTTATAGTTCAATGGCAATCCAAATGTATGAGGACGGACCATCTTATTGGGGCCACGCGACTGCTCTAATGAACCTAGACATTCATCCCAAGTACCAACCTAATTATTTTGGGGTCGGTTTTGATAAATTTGGTGGGATTCATTTCATGATGGTCCCACATAATCATTTGGTGAATCGAGCATTTGTTTTAGGGCAAGTGGTCGTTGAATAA
- a CDS encoding ABC transporter ATP-binding protein produces MTLRVNKLTVSFPNQRVINNFTYTFNDKGLYLIVAPNGSGKTTIFRAILGLINSSNQGITINERPISSQRSKLFYYESSNWFDLNLSGLDYLKFVKSQWHSTVPVESVIKLWNMQGYVKKAIRKYSLGMKQKLLIAMYLISDADYMIMDEINNGLDEDSRKQLMQILNQMAQSKCIITSSHYKDEIMPYANTVLTIKNCQVVSSDD; encoded by the coding sequence ATGACGCTACGGGTAAATAAGCTAACCGTTTCATTCCCGAATCAGCGGGTAATTAATAATTTCACATATACATTCAATGACAAGGGCCTATATCTAATCGTTGCCCCCAATGGTTCTGGCAAAACAACTATTTTCAGAGCCATATTAGGCCTAATTAATTCCAGTAATCAGGGAATTACAATTAATGAACGCCCCATTTCCAGCCAACGTAGCAAGTTGTTTTACTATGAAAGCTCAAATTGGTTCGATTTAAATCTGTCCGGATTAGACTACTTAAAATTTGTAAAATCACAATGGCATTCAACGGTTCCAGTCGAATCAGTCATTAAACTATGGAATATGCAGGGCTACGTTAAAAAGGCCATTCGCAAGTATTCGCTAGGCATGAAGCAAAAGCTCCTAATCGCAATGTATTTAATTAGTGATGCTGATTATATGATCATGGATGAGATTAACAACGGCTTGGATGAGGATAGTCGGAAACAATTAATGCAAATTTTAAATCAAATGGCTCAGTCCAAGTGCATTATCACTTCCTCACACTATAAGGATGAAATCATGCCGTATGCGAATACTGTGTTAACAATTAAAAATTGTCAGGTCGTGAGTTCAGATGATTAA
- a CDS encoding ABC transporter permease, producing the protein MNKIFTVAEMLFKRRFFSFAYYWMLLAPLAMLFLIFGLNQYNNNQIKDNKAQIAVVGNSNIRSLLIQNKSSTYTVRKINPKAIKTSLKSNIIDGALYVNKDMSKISYKYNSSSNATNPVKELYKNISIINSQKYAAKLGLNINQWKRITSNNVKIKDVPLNREKDRVKNSTFANYFSEMIVFITFLFLNSYVSIMCAEVGKEKGNHLIDEIIAAIPAKDHLKGKLLGISWLMISQVIIYIIIGFIAFVFLKMNNITNPFGIDSYLKGISIEYIVIVSILAILAILLFILLSVIIASFTSKIEDVSQAATITSTFVIIPYLLSFLTQSNPNSLISKALSYIPFTNHTIMTVRLAYGVVTFNNSFIAIFLSLLLALILYKVALKTYSSHIFYYSNESILNSLLNLVYPNNGK; encoded by the coding sequence ATGAATAAAATATTCACAGTAGCTGAGATGCTTTTTAAAAGAAGATTTTTTTCATTTGCATACTACTGGATGTTACTAGCTCCACTTGCTATGTTGTTCTTAATATTTGGACTAAATCAATATAATAATAATCAAATAAAAGATAATAAGGCTCAAATAGCTGTTGTAGGTAATTCTAATATTAGAAGTTTATTGATTCAAAATAAATCTAGTACTTATACAGTAAGAAAAATTAATCCTAAGGCTATAAAAACGAGCTTAAAATCTAATATAATTGATGGTGCCCTATACGTTAATAAAGATATGAGCAAAATATCTTATAAATATAATTCTTCTTCGAATGCAACTAATCCAGTAAAGGAACTATATAAAAATATATCTATTATTAATTCTCAAAAATATGCAGCTAAATTGGGATTGAATATTAATCAGTGGAAACGCATAACTAGTAATAACGTTAAAATAAAAGATGTTCCACTAAACAGGGAAAAAGATCGTGTTAAAAATAGTACTTTTGCAAATTACTTTAGTGAAATGATTGTCTTCATAACATTTTTATTCTTAAATAGTTATGTAAGTATAATGTGTGCTGAAGTCGGTAAAGAAAAGGGCAATCATTTAATAGATGAAATAATTGCTGCTATTCCTGCTAAGGATCATTTAAAGGGAAAACTATTAGGGATTTCTTGGCTAATGATCTCACAAGTTATTATATATATCATTATCGGCTTTATTGCATTTGTATTTTTAAAAATGAATAATATAACAAATCCGTTTGGAATTGATAGTTATCTTAAAGGAATAAGCATTGAATATATAGTAATAGTTAGCATTCTAGCAATTCTTGCCATATTACTATTTATACTACTGTCGGTAATAATTGCTTCATTTACTTCTAAAATAGAAGATGTATCACAAGCAGCGACTATAACTTCAACCTTTGTCATTATTCCATATTTACTAAGTTTTTTAACTCAAAGTAATCCTAATTCTCTAATATCTAAAGCCTTATCTTATATCCCATTTACTAATCATACAATTATGACTGTTAGATTAGCATATGGGGTAGTTACATTTAATAATTCATTCATCGCTATCTTCTTATCGTTATTATTAGCTTTAATTTTATACAAAGTTGCCTTGAAAACATACTCATCACATATTTTTTACTACAGTAATGAATCTATTTTGAATTCATTATTAAACCTTGTATATCCCAATAATGGTAAATGA